The following are encoded together in the Fusarium keratoplasticum isolate Fu6.1 chromosome 1, whole genome shotgun sequence genome:
- a CDS encoding Glutamate synthase, with the protein MGLNEEFDDRQIHIESEQQPYIPYEYQTDNNDSWAGALPVKQGLYDPSLEKDACGVGFACHIKGKPSHKIVSDARNLLCNMTHRGAVGSDARDGDGAGVMTSIPHRFFIKNFEKEEDIKLPPLGQYAVGNLFFKPDEETLEESKRQLEDVAESLGLRVLGWRRPPVDSTLLGPAAKSREPIIAQPFVVLASAYGAGAAPEMTDPEQFDDRLFERQLYILRKRATQSIGLHNWFYICSLSNKNIVYKGQLAPVQVYSYYHDLVNADYEAHFALVHSRFSTNTFPSWDRAQPLRWAAHNGEINTLRGNKNWMRAREGVMQSDIFKEELEQMYPVVEDGGSDSAAFDNVLELLTINGVLSLPEAVMLMVPEAWQGNQHMDPKKAAFYEWAACQMEPWDGPALFTFADGRYCGANLDRNGLRPCRFYVMDDDRIICASEVGTIPVEPETVIQKGRLQPGRMLLVDTQAGRIIDDKELKEAVASRHDFRAWLDRELITMPKVLETMEQAMDLAPKLDDKTLQADPLLLSFGYTHEQVSLLLAPMAADEKEALGSMGNDAPLACLTQAPRLLYDYFRQLFAQVTNPPIDPIRESIVMSLECYVGPQGNLLEMDPSQCGRLLLPSPILSIPEFNAINNMSSTYSDWTVKTIDLTFPKNQGVQGYISHLDKICEEATAAIEARDRVIVLSDRNTSPDRIPVSAVLASAMVHHHLVSNKWRSMAALVVETAEAREVHHMCVLLGYGADAINPYLAMECILKLNREGLIKKKLSDDALIRNYKHSCDGGILKVMSKMGISTLASYKGAQIFEALGLDESVVERCFKGTASRIQGLTFELIAEDAFRFHERGFPSRSTVGPTGLPESGEYHWRDGGEPHVNDPTSIANIQDAVRTKNDKSYEAYSRSEYEQIKNCTLRGLLDFKFEDCTPVPIDQVEPWTDIVRRFCTGAMSYGSISMESHSTLAVAMNRLGGKSNTGEGGEDPERSQRLPNGDTMRSAIKQVASGRFGVTSAYLADSDELQIKMAQGAKPGEGGELPGHKVSKSIARTRHSTPGVGLISPPPHHDIYSIEDLKQLIYDLKCSSPRSRVSVKLVSEVGVGIVASGVAKAKADHILISGHDGGTGASRWTGIKYAGLPWELGLAETHQTLVLNDLRGRVVVQTDGQLKTGRDVALACLLGAEEWGFATAPLIAMGCVFMRKCHLNTCPVGIATQDPELRKKFKGTPEHVINFFYYVANELRAIMAQLGFRTINEMVGHVEVLKMRDDLRTNKTANIDLSLLLTPAHKLRPGVATFNVRKQDHKLYVRLDNKLISEAELTLDKGLPSRIECDIVNTDRAMGTSLSYHISKRYGEAGLPLDTVHVNIKGSAGQSFGAFLAPGVTLELEGDANDYVGKGLSGGRLIIYPPRSAVFKAEENILIGNTCLYGATTGTCFFRGVAAERFAVRNSGATAVVEGVGDHGCEYMTGGRVVILGSTGRNFAAGMSGGIAYILDVHGDFMSKLNDEMVEAGPIEDATEIAFVRGLVEDHHHYTGSERAARILVDFNRALPRFIKVLPVDYKRVLEEEAAKAAEAKRAEYNLPVVSGVHTKKADKAAKLQDLEEAVGDNAAEKKRALVLDKTKGFMKYKRRAEKYRPVTSRLKDWAELSSRLDQDELKYQSARCMDCGVPFCQSETGCPISNIIPKWNELVFQGQWKDALNRLLMTNNFPEFTGRVCPAPCEGACVLGINEDPVGIKSIECAIIDRGFEMGWMVPQPPEVRTGKTVAIIGSGPAGLAAADQLNRAGHLVTVYERADRLGGLLMYGIPNMKLDKRIVKRRTDFMASEGIIFKTGVAVGEEGHPSLNDLRASHNAVIIATGATVARDLPIKGRELDGIHYAMEFLHKNTKSLLDSELADNTYISAKDKHVIVIGGGDTGNDCIGTSLRHGAKSVTNFELLPQPPPERANDNPWPQWPRIYRVDYGHTEVRQHTGKDPREYCIMSEEFMGDGSGKVKGIVTVRVEWTKSPSGGWDMKKVDGSQQYFNADLVLLAMGFLGPEARVLGDDIEKDARKNVKTPPGKYCTNIEGVFAAGDARRGQSLIVWGINEGRQAAREVDLYLQQYTNLPVTGGITKHTAQEIFTQIQVEA; encoded by the exons ATGGGCCTTAACGAGGAATTCGACGACCGACAGATCCATATCGAATCCGAGCAACAACCATACATCCCCTATGAGTATCAGACTGATAACAATGACTCGTGGGCTGGTGCCTTGCCGGTGAAGCAGGGTCTGTATGACCCTTCTCTCGAGAAGGATGCCTGTGGTGTCGGCTTTGCTTGCCacatcaagggcaagccTAGCCACAAGATTGTCAGCGATG CCCGAAACCTGCTCTGCAACATGACCCACCGCGGTGCTGTGGGTTCCGATGCTCGAGATGGTGACGGTGCTGGTGTCATGACATCCATTCCCCACCGGTTCTTTATCAAGAactttgagaaggaggaggacatTAAGCTGCCTCCTCTGGGCCAGTACGCCGTGGGAAACCTGTTCTTCAAGCCCGACGAGGAGACTCTTGAGGAGTCCAAGAGGCAGCTGGAAGATGTTGCCGAGTCGTTGGGTCTGCGAGTCCTGGGATGGCGACGGCCCCCCGTTGATTCGACTCTTCTGGGTCCCGCTGCCAAGTCTCGCGAGCCCATCATTGCTCAGCCTTTTGTCGTCCTTGCCTCTGCCTATGGTGCTGGCGCTGCTCCGGAGATGACTGATCCTGAGCAGTTCGACGATCGCCTTTTCGAGCGACAGCTGTACATCCTCCGCAAGCGTGCTACTCAGAGCATTGGACTGCACAACTGGTTCTACATCTGCTCCCTTTCCAACAAGAACATTGTTTACAAGGGTCAGCTTGCACCTGTACAGGTCTACTCTTACTACCACGATCTCGTCAACGCCGATTACGAGGCGCACTTCGCCCTGGTGCACTCTCGTTTCTCCACAAACACCTTCCCATCTTGGGACCGTGCTCAGCCTCTGCGATGGGCTGCTCACAATGGTGAAATCAACACTCTGCGAGGTAACAAGAACTGGATGCGCGCCCGTGAGGGTGTCATGCAGTCTGATAtcttcaaggaggagcttgagcagaTGTACCccgtcgtcgaggacggtGGCTCTGACTCTGCTGCCTTTGACAacgttcttgagcttctgaCCATCAACGGAGTTCTCTCTCTGCCCGAGGCTGTCATGCTCATGGTTCCCGAGGCTTGGCAGGGTAACCAGCACATggaccccaagaaggctgcATTCTACGAATGGGCTGCTTGCCAGATGGAGCCTTGGGATGGTCCCGCTCTGTTCACCTTTGCTGATGGCCGATACTGTGGTGCTAACCTGGACCGAAATGGTCTTCGGCCTTGCCGTTTCTACGTCATGGACGACGACCGTATCATCTGCGCTTCCGAAGTCGGTACCATCCCCGTCGAGCCTGAGACTGTCATCCAGAAGGGCCGTCTCCAGCCTGGTCGCATGTTGCTGGTTGATACTCAGGCTGGCCGTATcattgacgacaaggagTTGAAGGAGGCTGTTGCTAGCAGACACGACTTCCGAGCGTGGCTTGATAGGGAATTGATTACCATGCCCAAGGTCCTTGAGACCATGGAGCAGGCTATGGACCTTGCGCCCAAGTTGGACGACAAGACTCTCCAGGCTGATCCCCTTCTGCTCTCCTTTGGATATACTCACGAGCAGGTTAGCTTGCTGCTTGCCCCCATGGCCGCCGATGAGAAGGAAGCCCTTGGTTCCATGGGTAACGATGCCCCTCTGGCTTGCCTGACCCAGGCTCCTCGTCTGCTCTATGACTACTTCCGACAGCTCTTTGCCCAGGTCACCAACCCTCCCATTGACCCCATCCGAGAGTCCATTGTCATGTCTCTGGAGTGCTATGTTGGCCCTCAGGGTAACCTGCTGGAGATGGACCCCTCCCAGTGCGGCCGTCTGCTGCTTCCCAGCcccatcctctccatcccGGAGTTCAatgccatcaacaacatgtCCTCCACCTACTCTGACTGGACTGTCAAGACTATTGACCTGACATTCCCCAAGAACCAGGGTGTCCAGGGCTACATCAGCCACCTCGACAAGATCTGCGAAGAGGCTACTGCTGCTATCGAGGCCCGGGACCGTGTCATTGTTCTCTCTGACCGTAACACTTCCCCTGACCGCATTCCGGTCTCTGCTGTTCTGGCTTCTGCCATggtccaccaccacctggTCAGCAACAAGTGGCGATCCATGGCTGCCCTGGTTGTTGAGACCGCCGAGGCTCGTGAGGTCCACCACATGTGTGTTCTCCTCGGTTATGGCGCGGATGCCATCAACCCTTACCTTGCTATGGAGTGCATCCTCAAGTTGAACCGTGAGGGTCttatcaagaagaagctgagtGATGATGCTCTCATCCGAAACTACAAGCACTCGTGCGACGGCGGTATCCTCAAGGTTATGAGCAAGATGGGTATCTCGACTCTTGCTTCTTACAAGGGTGCTCAGATCTTCGAGGCCCTCGGTCTCGACGAGTCCGTTGTCGAGCGATGCTTCAAGGGCACTGCCTCTCGTATCCAGGGCCTGACCTTCGAGCTCATTGCTGAAGACGCCTTCCGATTCCACGAGCGTGGTTTCCCCTCGCGATCCACCGTTGGACCTACTGGCCTTCCCGAGTCCGGCGAGTACCACTGGCGTGATGGCGGTGAGCCTCACGTCAACGACCCTACCTCGATTGCCAACATCCAAGACGCCGTTCGAACCAAGAACGACAAGTCCTACGAGGCTTACTCCCGCTCCGAGTATGAGCAGATCAAGAACTGTACTCTCCGAGGTCTCCTCGACTTTAAGTTTGAGGACTGCACCCCCGTCCCCATTGACCAGGTTGAGCCCTGGACCGACATTGTCCGCCGCTTCTGCACTGGTGCCATGTCTTATGGTTCCATCTCCATGGAGTCTCACTCTACCCTCGCTGTCGCCATGAACCGACTTGGCGGCAAGTCCAACActggtgagggtggtgaggacCCTGAGCGATCTCAGCGTCTTCCCAATGGTGATACCATGCGCTCTGCCATCAAGCAGGTCGCCTCTGGTCGTTTCGGCGTCACCTCCGCCTACCTGGCTGACTCTGACGAGCTTCAGATCAAGATGGCCCAGGGTGCCAAGCctggtgagggtggtgagcTTCCTGGCCACAAGGTCTCCAAGTCGATTGCTCGCACTCGCCACTCGACTCCTGGTGTCGGTCTTATttcgcctcctcctcaccacgACATTTACTCTATCGAGGATCTGAAGCAGCTGATCTATGATCTGAAGTGCTCCAGCCCTCGATCCCGAGTCTCTGTCAAGCTCGTTTccgaggttggtgttggtatCGTCGCCTCTGGtgtcgccaaggccaaggcggatCACATCCTGATCTCTGGCCACGACGGTGGTACTGGTGCCTCCCGATGGACTGGCATCAAGTACGCCGGTCTTCCCTGGGAGCTGGGTCTGGCTGAGACTCATCAGACTCTGGTCCTCAACGATCTCCGTGGTCGTGTGGTTGTGCAGACTGATGGTCAGCTCAAGACTGGTCGCGATGTTGCCCTGGCCTGTCTGCTTGGTGCCGAGGAATGGGGCTTCGCCACAGCTCCTCTCATCGCCATGGGATGTGTCTTTATGCGAAAGTGCCATTTGAACACTTGCCCTGTTGGTATTGCTACTCAGGATCCCGAGCTGCGCAAGAAGTTCAAGGGTACCCCTGAGCATgtcatcaacttcttctaCTATGTCGCCAACGAGCTCcgagccatcatggctcagCTTGGTTTCCGCACCATCAACGAGATGGTTGGCCACGTCGAAGTCCTCAAGATGCGCGATGACCTGCGAACCAACAAGACGGCCAACATTGACCTGTCTCTCCTCCTGACCCCAGCCCACAAGCTCCGACCTGGTGTCGCCACCTTCAACGTCCGAAAGCAGGACCACAAGCTCTATGTCCGACTCGACAACAAGCTGATTTCTGAGGCCGAGTTGACTCTCGACAAGGGTCTGCCCTCCAGAATCGAGTGTGACATTGTCAACACTGACCGAGCGATGGGTACCTCCCTCTCCTACCACATCTCCAAGCGCTATGGAGAGGCTGGTCTGCCTCTGGACACTGTCCATGTTAACATCAAGGGGTCTGCCGGTCAGTCCTTCGGTGCTTTCCTTGCCCCTGGTGTCACACTTGAGCTGGAGGGTGATGCCAACGACTACGTCGGCAAGGGTCTGTCGGGTGGTCGCCTGATCATCTACCCTCCTCGCTCTGCTgtcttcaaggccgaggagaacatCCTTATTGGAAACACTTGCTTGTACGGTGCTACCACTGGTACTTGCTTCTTCCGCGGTGTTGCAGCTGAGCGATTCGCTGTCCGAAACTCGGGTGCTACCGCCGTTGTTGAGGGTGTTGGTGATCACGGCTGTGAGTACATGACTGGTGGCCGTGTTGTCATTCTTGGATCTACTGGCCGCAACTTTGCGGCTGGTATGTCTGGTGGTATCGCCTACATCTTGGATGTTCACGGCGACTTCATGTCCAAGCTCAACGATGAGATGGTTGAGGCTGGCCCCATCGAGGACGCCACTGAGATTGCTTTCGTTCGCGGTCTCGTTGAggaccaccaccactacaCTGGATCCGAGCGTGCGGCTCGCATCCTGGTCGACTTCAACCGTGCTCTGCCCCgcttcatcaaggtcctTCCCGTCGACTACAAGCGtgttctcgaggaggaggctgccaaggcaGCAGAGGCCAAGCGTGCCGAGTACAACCTGCCTGTCGTCTCAGGTGTTCACACCAAGAAGGCAGAcaaggccgccaagctcCAGGATCTCGAAGAGGCTGTTGGTGACAACGCcgctgagaagaagcgcgCCCTTGTGCTCGACAAGACTAAGGGTTTCATGAAGTACAAGCGTCGCGCTGAGAAGTACAGACCTGTGACCTCCCGTCTCAAGGACTGGGCTGAGCTCAGCTCTCGCCTGGACCAGGATGAGCTCAAGTATCAGTCAGCTCGATGCATGGACTGCGGTGTTCCTTTCTGTCAATCTGAGACTGGTTgccccatctccaacattATCCCCAAGTGGAATGAATTGGTCTTCCAAGGACAATGGAAGGATGCTCTTAACCGTCTGCTGATGACCAACAACTTCCCCGAGTTCACTGGCCGTGTGTGCCCTGCTCCTTGCGAGGGTGCTTGTGTCCTGGGTATCAACGAGGACCCTGTCGGCATCAAGTCGATCGAGTGCGCCATCATTGACCGAGGTTTCGAGATGGGCTGGATGGTTCCCCAACCCCCCGAGGTCCGCACTGGCAAGACTGTTGCCATCATTGGCTCTGGCCCCGCCGGTCTGGCCGCCGCTGATCAGCTCAACCGGGCTGGTCACCTCGTCACTGTCTACGAGCGTGCTGACCGTCTGGGAGGTCTGCTCATGTACGGTATCCCCAACATGAAGCTTGACAAGCGTATCGTTAAGCGCCGAACCGACTTCATGGCTTCTGAgggcatcatcttcaagactggtgttgctgttggtgaAGAGGGTCATCCTTCTCTCAACGACCTTCGGGCTAGCCACAACGCTGTCATCATTGCTACCGGTGCCACTGTTGCTCGTGATCTGCCTATCAAGGGCCGCGAGCTCGACGGCATCCACTACGCCATGGAGTTCCTGCACAAGAACACCAAGTCTCTCCTCGACTCCGAGCTTGCCGACAACACCTACATCTCTGCCAAGGACAAGCACGTTATTGTcattggtggtggtgacacTGGTAATGATTGTATCGGAACTTCTCTCCGCCACGGTGCCAAGTCGGTCACCAACTTCGAGCTGCTGCCCCAGCCCCCGCCTGAGCGTGCCAACGACAACCCCTGGCCCCAGTGGCCTCGCATCTACCGTGTGGACTATGGTCACACCGAGGTCCGCCAGCACACTGGCAAGGATCCTCGTGAGTACTGCATCATGTCTGAGGAGTTCATGGGCGACGGTtccggcaaggtcaagggcatCGTCACCGTTCGGGTGGAGTGGACCAAGTCTCCCAGCGGTGGTTGGGACATGAAGAAGGTCGACGGTTCTCAGCAGTACTTCAATGCTGACCTTGTCCTGCTTGCCATGGGTTTCCTTGGCCCTGAGGCTCGCGTGCTCGGTGACGACATTGAGAAGGACGCTCGCAAGAACGTCAAGACGCCTCCTGGCAAGTACTGCACCAACATTGAGGGTGTCTTTGCTGCGGGTGACGCCCGCCGTGGCCAGTCTCTGATTGTCTG GGGTATCAACGAAGGTCGCCAGGCTGCTCGTGAGGTTGATCTTTACCTCCAGCAGTACACCAACCTGCCAGTCACCGGCGGTATCACCAAGCACACCGCTCAGGAGATCTTCACCCAGATCCAGGTCGAGGCTTAG
- a CDS encoding SPX domain-containing protein encodes MRFGRTLRESIYAPWKDKYIDYAKLKSLLREDVADDDRPWTEDDETRFCEEIFNKQLEKVAEFQEQRFNALKERVDSAFEKLKELAPVESTEDDGTISKGEISASRLRALESELDDITNEVRELKKYSNINYTGFLKIIKKHDRKRGDRYRVRPMMQLSLAQRPFNSETGYSPLLNKLSIMYFAIRQQLEEGGDQLPPLDLESQGETHNGERYTAHKFWVHPDNLLEVKTVILRHLPALVYSEQSAKELDGSDSPSITSLYFDNRQFDLYGEKVNRQAEATSLRLRWYGQLTTRPEIFVEEKIVDDKGSKELKFSIKDKYVKSFVDGDYKMDKAIQKMKRQSFTPEQVDAYKKTVNAIQNFVKEKSLSPVLRANYVRTAFQKPADDRIRIAIDTDVAFIREDTLDRDRPCRDPNEWHRLDIDDSEMTYPFKKMNQSEVNRFPYALLEIKLKEDGLRKRPSWVEDLMSSHLVHPTPRFSKFVHGVAVLFEDYVNNLPFWLSDLEGDIRKDPQKSFEEEEQRRAQRHEDVMAVGSLIGAGAKSGSYKPTQSSPVSKSYLADRMSKDSIAQALNNRSSRVANGEENGESSSRQQEEQQERSYGTLSSVIPGFSLSKYSRAKRASQQALPEGVVAPTEWIKNAGELKVEPKVWLANERTFLKWQHICILQGGLAVGLYTAAGKDTVASIMGLVYVLIAVFAGAWGYGMLRVRRTMILERSGKDFDNMIGPMIISVSLMAALILNFFFQYRAAFGRMNDGQDGSEPLSEDLR; translated from the exons ATGCGCTTCGGTCGCACCCTGCGCGAGTCTATCTACGCGCCATGGAAGGACAAGTACATCGACTACGCAAAGCTCAAGAGCTTGCTGCGTGAGGAcgtcgccgacgacgaccgCCCGTGgaccgaggacgacgagacTCGCTTCTGCGAGGAGATCTTCaacaagcagctcgagaaggTGGCCGAGTTCCAGGAGCAGCGCTTCAACGCCCTCAAGGAGCGCGTCGATTCCgcctttgagaagctcaaggagcttgctcCCGTCGAGTCTACCGAGGATGACGGAACCATCTCCAAGGGCGAGATCTCGGCCTCGCGCCTGCGTGCTCTCGAGTCGGAGCTCGATGACATTACTAACGAGGTCCGCGAGCTCAAGAAGTACAGCAATATCAACTACACGGGCttcctcaagatcatcaagaagcacgATCGAAAGCGGGGTGATCGCTACAGGGTCCGGCCCATGATGCAGCTGAGCCTCGCCCAGCGCCCCTTCAACTCGGAGACCGGCTACTCGcccctcctcaacaagctgTCCATTATGTACTTTGCCATCAGGCAAcagctcgaggagggcggAGACCAGCTCCCTCCTCTGGATCTCGAGTCCCAGGGCGAGACTCACAACGGCGAGCGTTACACCGCTCACAAGT TCTGGGTCCATCCCGACAACcttctcgaggtcaagacggTCATTCTTCGACATCTTCCTGCCCTTGTTTACAGCGAGCAGTCTGCCAAGGAACTTGATGGCAGCGACTCGCCGTCCATCACTTCGCTTTACTTTGACAACAGGCAATTTGACCTCTATGGCGAAAAGGTCAACCGTCAAGCTGAGGCTACTTCATTGCGCCTTCGCTGGTATGGACAGCTGACCACCCGCCCAGAGATCTTTGTTGAGGAAAAGATTGTGGACGACAAGGGCAGCAAGGAGCTCAAGTTCTCCATCAAAGACAAGTATGTCAAGTCGTTTGTGGACGGCGACTACAAGATGGACAAGGCGAtccagaagatgaagaggcagagTTTCACGCCCGAGCAGGTGGACGCCTACAAGAAGACTGTGAATGCCATCCAGAACtttgtcaaggagaagagtcTGAGCCCTGTTCTGCGGGCCAACTACGTGCGAACCGCGTTCCAAAAGCCCGCCGATGATCGCATCCGCATTGCCATTGACACTGATGTTGCCTTTATCCGCGAGGACACTCTCGATCGCGACCGCCCTTGCCGTGACCCCAACGAGTGGCACCGCCTGGACATTGACGATAGTGAGATGACCTATCccttcaagaagatgaacCAGAGTGAGGTCAACCGGTTCCCCTATGCTCTTCTGGAAATCAAGCTGAAGGAGGACGGTCTCCGGAAGCGCCCATCCTGGGTTGAGGATTTGATGTCTTCTCACTTGGTCCACCCCACGCCGCGCTTCTCCAAGTTTGTGCATGGCGTGGCAGTTCTATTTGAAGACTATGTCAACAACTTGCCCTTCTGGCTTAGTGACCTCGAGGGAGATATTCGAAAGGATCCTCAGAAGTCAtttgaagaagaggagcagcGTCGTGCTCAACGACACGAGGATGTGATGGCGGTGGGCAGCTTGATTGGCGCGGGCGCAAAGTCGGGGTCGTACAAGCCTACACAGAGCTCCCCAGTGAGCAAGTCATATCTGGCAGATCGCATGTCCAAGGACTCGATTGCTCAAGCCCTTAACAACCGATCATCTAGGGTCGCCAACGGGGAGGAGAATGGGGAGAGCAGCTCCCGAcagcaggaggagcagcaggagagGTCTTATGGAACTCTCTCTTCGGTGATCCCAGGTTTCTCACTGTCCAAGTACTCTAGAGCGAAGCGAGCATCGCAGCAAGCTCTTCCCGAGGGCGTGGTGGCGCCAACTGAGTGGATCAAGAACGCTGGCGAGCTCAAGGTCGAACCCAAGGTTTGGCTCGCTAACGAGCGAACGTTCCTCAAGTGGCAGCACATCTGCATCCTTCAGGGTGGTCTGGCCGTTGGACTGTACACCGCAGCCGGCAAGGATACGGTTGCCTCGATCATGGGCCTTGTCTATGTTTTGATCGCCGTCTTTGCAGGAGCTTGGGGCTACGGCATGCTTAGGGTGCGCCGAACCATGATCTTGGAACGGAGTGGCAAGGACTTTGATAATATGATTGGACCCATGATCATCAGCGTCTCTTTGATGGCTGCCTTGATCCTGAACTTTTTCTTCCAG TATCGGGCAGCTTTTGGACGGATGAATGATGGTCAGGACGGAAGTGAGCCCTTGTCGGAAGACTTGAGGTAG